In Apis cerana isolate GH-2021 linkage group LG5, AcerK_1.0, whole genome shotgun sequence, a single genomic region encodes these proteins:
- the LOC107997869 gene encoding haloacid dehalogenase-like hydrolase domain-containing protein 2 isoform X1, whose protein sequence is MAKQIKMVLIDLSGTLHIDNTVIPGAVEALNRWLRNANIPYKFVTNTSKESSNLLYNRLTKLGFTVKKEEIFSSLIATRKLIISKKLNPMLLIDPHANEDFEDLVKTNETMNAVVIGLAPDKFHYEELTKAFRLLLDGASLIAIQKARYYKRSDGLALGPGCFVAGLEYSANVKAEVIGKPTAEFFKAALGNVSPEEAIMIGDDVKDDVAGAQAIGIRGILVQTGKYRDGDENTITPLPTKVCSSFVQAVEYILKKEI, encoded by the exons atggcaaaacaaataaaaatggtaCTAATAGATCTTAGTGGTACTCTTCATATTGATAATACAGTGATTCCAGGTGCAGTGGAAGCTTTAAACAGgtg GCTTCGAAATGCTAATATACCGTACAAATTTGTCACAAATACAAGTAAAGAATCTAGCAACTTACTATATAATCGATTAACAAAATTAGGTTTTACTgttaaaaaggaagaaatttttagtaGTTTAATTGCAACAAGAAAACTgatcatttcgaaaaaattaaatccaatgTTATTGATTGATCCTCATGCTAATGAAGATTTTGAAGATTTGgtaaaaacaaatgaaacaaTGAATGCTGTAGTAATTGGATTGGCACcggataaatttcattacgaAGAATTGACAAAAGCATTCAG GTTACTATTAGATGGTGCATCTCTCATAGCAATTCAAAAAGctcgatattataaaagatcagATGGTTTAGCTTTAGGACCAGGGTGTTTTGTTGCTGGTTTAGAATATTCTGCTAATGTAAAGGCGGAAGTCATTGGAAAACCTACTGCAGAGTTTTTTAAAGCTGCTTTAGGAAACGTATCTCCCGAAGAAGCAATTATGATCGgcgat gatGTTAAAGATGATGTAGCTGGTGCCCAAGCTATCGGTATAAGAGGAATTCTAGTACAAACTGGAAAATATCGAGATGGAGatgaaaatacaattacaCCACTGCCTACAAAAGTATGCAGCTCTTTTGTACAAGCTGtagaatatattcttaaaaaagaaatttaa
- the LOC107997869 gene encoding haloacid dehalogenase-like hydrolase domain-containing protein 2 isoform X2 produces MAKQIKMVLIDLSGTLHIDNTVIPGAVEALNRLRNANIPYKFVTNTSKESSNLLYNRLTKLGFTVKKEEIFSSLIATRKLIISKKLNPMLLIDPHANEDFEDLVKTNETMNAVVIGLAPDKFHYEELTKAFRLLLDGASLIAIQKARYYKRSDGLALGPGCFVAGLEYSANVKAEVIGKPTAEFFKAALGNVSPEEAIMIGDDVKDDVAGAQAIGIRGILVQTGKYRDGDENTITPLPTKVCSSFVQAVEYILKKEI; encoded by the exons atggcaaaacaaataaaaatggtaCTAATAGATCTTAGTGGTACTCTTCATATTGATAATACAGTGATTCCAGGTGCAGTGGAAGCTTTAAACAG GCTTCGAAATGCTAATATACCGTACAAATTTGTCACAAATACAAGTAAAGAATCTAGCAACTTACTATATAATCGATTAACAAAATTAGGTTTTACTgttaaaaaggaagaaatttttagtaGTTTAATTGCAACAAGAAAACTgatcatttcgaaaaaattaaatccaatgTTATTGATTGATCCTCATGCTAATGAAGATTTTGAAGATTTGgtaaaaacaaatgaaacaaTGAATGCTGTAGTAATTGGATTGGCACcggataaatttcattacgaAGAATTGACAAAAGCATTCAG GTTACTATTAGATGGTGCATCTCTCATAGCAATTCAAAAAGctcgatattataaaagatcagATGGTTTAGCTTTAGGACCAGGGTGTTTTGTTGCTGGTTTAGAATATTCTGCTAATGTAAAGGCGGAAGTCATTGGAAAACCTACTGCAGAGTTTTTTAAAGCTGCTTTAGGAAACGTATCTCCCGAAGAAGCAATTATGATCGgcgat gatGTTAAAGATGATGTAGCTGGTGCCCAAGCTATCGGTATAAGAGGAATTCTAGTACAAACTGGAAAATATCGAGATGGAGatgaaaatacaattacaCCACTGCCTACAAAAGTATGCAGCTCTTTTGTACAAGCTGtagaatatattcttaaaaaagaaatttaa